A single window of Streptomyces sp. NBC_00464 DNA harbors:
- a CDS encoding thioredoxin domain-containing protein: MSNRLAHATSPYLLQHADNPVDWWAWEPAAFEEARRRDVPVLLSVGYSACHWCHVMAHESFEDEATAAYMNEHFVNVKVDREERPDVDAVYMEAVQAATGQGGWPMTVFLTADAEPFYFGTYFPPDSRHGLPSFRQVLEGVTAAWTDRRDEVGEVASRIVRDLSERTLTQGGEGVPGESELAQALLGLTREYDEKHGGFGGAPKFPPSMTIEFLLRHHARTGADGALQMAADTCEAMARGGIYDQLGGGFARYAVDREWVVPHFEKMLYDNALLCRVYAHLWRSTGSELARRVALETADFMVRELRTAEGGFASALDADSEDASGKHVEGAYYVWTPAQLREVLGEEDAVFAAELFAVSDEGTFEEGSSVLQLPSADATDEARAADVRARLLAARELRARPGRDDKVVAAWNGLAIAALAETGAYFGRPDLIERATEAADLLVRLHMGPVARLVRTSKDGRAGEHAGVLEDYGDVAEGLLALAAVTGEGAWLEFAGFLTDIVLQHFTGEGGQLYDTADDAEQLIRRPQDPTDSATPAGWTAAAGALLSYAAYTGSEPHRTAAEGALGVVKALGPRAPRFTGWGLAVAEALLDGPREVAVAGPVGGALHRTALLGQAPGAVVAAGETAGTEFPLLADRPMVDGAPTAYVCRHFVCEAPTTDPEVLAGALRGAGS; encoded by the coding sequence ATGTCCAACCGACTCGCGCACGCCACGTCCCCGTACCTCCTTCAGCACGCGGACAACCCGGTCGACTGGTGGGCGTGGGAGCCCGCGGCTTTCGAGGAGGCCCGACGGCGCGACGTGCCCGTCCTGCTGAGCGTGGGCTACAGCGCGTGCCACTGGTGTCACGTCATGGCGCACGAATCGTTCGAGGACGAAGCCACCGCCGCGTACATGAACGAGCACTTCGTGAACGTCAAGGTCGACCGCGAGGAGCGCCCCGACGTCGACGCCGTCTACATGGAGGCCGTGCAGGCCGCGACCGGCCAGGGCGGCTGGCCGATGACCGTCTTCCTCACCGCGGACGCCGAGCCCTTCTACTTCGGCACGTACTTCCCGCCCGACTCCCGCCACGGCCTGCCGTCCTTCCGGCAGGTGCTCGAAGGCGTGACGGCGGCCTGGACCGACCGCCGGGACGAGGTCGGCGAGGTCGCCTCGCGCATCGTCCGCGACCTGTCCGAGCGCACCCTCACCCAGGGCGGCGAGGGTGTTCCCGGAGAGTCGGAGCTCGCCCAGGCGCTGCTCGGACTGACCCGCGAGTACGACGAGAAGCACGGCGGCTTCGGTGGCGCGCCCAAGTTCCCGCCGTCGATGACGATCGAGTTCCTGCTGCGCCACCACGCCCGCACCGGGGCGGACGGCGCACTCCAGATGGCGGCCGACACCTGCGAGGCGATGGCCAGGGGCGGGATCTACGACCAGTTGGGCGGCGGCTTCGCCCGCTACGCGGTGGACCGCGAGTGGGTCGTCCCGCACTTCGAGAAGATGCTCTACGACAACGCGCTGCTCTGCCGCGTCTACGCCCACCTGTGGCGTTCCACCGGCTCCGAGCTCGCCCGCCGGGTGGCGCTGGAGACCGCCGACTTCATGGTCCGCGAACTGCGCACGGCCGAGGGCGGCTTCGCCTCCGCGCTGGACGCCGACAGCGAGGACGCGAGCGGGAAGCACGTCGAGGGCGCGTACTACGTCTGGACCCCCGCGCAGCTGCGCGAGGTGCTGGGCGAGGAGGACGCCGTGTTCGCCGCGGAGCTCTTCGCGGTGAGCGACGAGGGCACCTTCGAGGAGGGCTCCTCGGTGCTCCAGCTCCCGTCGGCGGATGCCACGGACGAGGCCCGCGCCGCCGATGTACGGGCCCGGCTGCTCGCCGCCCGTGAGCTGCGCGCGCGGCCGGGGCGGGACGACAAGGTGGTAGCGGCGTGGAACGGGCTGGCCATTGCCGCGCTCGCCGAGACGGGTGCCTACTTCGGCCGCCCCGACCTGATCGAGCGCGCCACCGAGGCGGCGGATCTGCTGGTGCGGCTCCACATGGGCCCCGTCGCCCGGCTCGTCCGTACCTCGAAGGACGGCCGTGCCGGCGAGCACGCCGGGGTGCTGGAGGACTACGGCGATGTGGCGGAGGGCCTCCTGGCCCTGGCCGCCGTCACAGGCGAGGGCGCCTGGCTGGAGTTCGCGGGCTTCCTGACGGACATCGTGCTCCAGCACTTCACCGGCGAGGGCGGGCAGTTGTACGACACGGCGGACGACGCCGAGCAGCTGATCCGCCGTCCGCAGGACCCCACCGACAGTGCCACGCCGGCGGGCTGGACCGCGGCGGCCGGAGCGCTGCTCTCGTACGCCGCGTACACCGGATCGGAACCCCACCGCACGGCTGCGGAGGGGGCGTTGGGCGTGGTGAAGGCGCTGGGGCCGCGGGCGCCGCGGTTCACCGGCTGGGGGCTGGCGGTGGCCGAGGCGCTGCTCGACGGGCCGCGCGAGGTGGCGGTCGCCGGACCGGTCGGCGGTGCGCTGCACCGTACGGCTCTGCTGGGGCAGGCGCCCGGCGCGGTGGTGGCGGCGGGGGAGACGGCCGGTACGGAGTTCCCGCTGCTGGCGGACCGCCCGATGGTGGACGGTGCGCCGACGGCCTATGTGTGCAGGCACTTCGTGTGCGAGGCGCCGACCACGGACCCGGAGGTGCTGGCCGGCGCGCTCAGGGGCGCCGGCTCCTGA